A stretch of the Corylus avellana chromosome ca6, CavTom2PMs-1.0 genome encodes the following:
- the LOC132183796 gene encoding phosphatidate phosphatase PAH2 isoform X2 produces the protein MYAVERLSSYITRGVYTVSGPFHPFGGAVDIIVVEQQDGRFKSSPWYVRFGKFQGVLKAKEKVVKISVNGVEADFHMYLDHKGEAYFLTEIDVEEGETVPYSVSSGDETDGRFQNDRRRPLKSRSYHFDANTSNSADKIDVLRNGKALARTTSRRPRILGHVFGRRRSMNQAGEGDDDVARADSLDRAEIAANLLEVNWSTNLHINKPRKDNAYNKDVQITDGKGEVSSSEHGNANKDVHKETGSHNEQMGESSPPGFENLPSFVEETRIEVACFNTPEQVTETSVADEGVLEGKCEVMSTLSRKIDVGDDTENDENVKVQYSIEHEEHLGKHTDEEQVFHVTNVLPVCGISQEESETGSVRSFIYCETSEGAIVAMDGSSEQTRGGHVEVHVHAEMLHSTTELLSEDTVTLHVAEGGDFQTQPVEDAENHSQQMNPSHSFIHKCNVMDLEGSPIAPEVDTQMVSADPTLGLDDKLESQSICTISGFSNSAHQAQDKETNKDEEITSKFPPSLESIGDCVPTKAISTLSSGSSEEEQFLFGDLDEISEVQRMESISPVHVDKESPSSGPEGIKEANGSVNERYDPSLFSEKSAQENPFIDLEGSTEKLRISSSPIIIPRSHKAYEDVGLPVESLPNLWSHTVSPDAHDFRRPLSQSLDSSSKSLNSKLQSKDDSSYIKSDKDPQLAPEQPNIEDIQISVEPINVLANSAVGDPSKSSIASRGGWRIWPFSLRKSRSKKGLQPVLNDVRNSDAENASESTTGMDGDKDVFKPKVVRKIVRAMTPTSEQLASMNLKEGRNTVTFTFSTAMLGKQQVDARIYLWKWNTRIVISDVDGTITKSDVLGQFMPLVGIDWSQTGVAHLFSAIKENGYQLLFLSARAISQAYHTRQFLFNLKQDGKALPDGPVVISPDGLFPSLYREVIRRAPHEFKISCLEDIRALFPSDCNPFYAGFGNRDTDEFSYLKVGIPKGKVFIINPKGAVAINRRVDTRSYGSLHALVHDMFPPMTSSEQVWFVTLFYSELVIIQELFCKNNC, from the exons ATGTACGCGGTGGAGCGGCTAAGTAGCTATATCACCAGGGGGGTGTACACCGTCTCCGGCCCATTCCATCCATTTGGTGGGGCGGTGGATATAATTGTAGTTGAACAGCAAGATGGGCGCTTCAAGTCATCGCCTTGGTATGTTCGGTTTGGGAAATTTCAAGGGGTTTTGAAGGCCAAGGAGAAGGTGGTCAAGATTAGTGTCAATGGAGTGGAAGCTGATTTCCACATGTATTTGGATCATAAAGGGGAAGCTTACTTTCTCACGGAGATAGATGTGGAAGAAGGGGAAACTGTACCATATTCTGTGTCCTCTGGGGATGAGACGGATGGGCGGTTCCAGAATGATAGGCGGCGGCCTTTGAAGTCCAGAAGTTACCATTTTGATGCTAATACGTCGAATTCAGCTGataaaattgatgttttgaGGAATGGGAAGGCTTTGGCAAGGACTACTTCCCGGCGGCCAAGGATACTTGGGCATGTTTTTGGCCGGAGGAGGTCGATGAATCAGGCGGGAGAGGGTGATGATGACGTGGCAAGGGCAGATTCATTGGATCGTGCTGAGATTGCAGCCAACCTCTTGGAGGTTAATTGGTCTACCAATCTTCATATTAATAAACCTCGGAAAGATAATGCTTATAATAAAGATGTGCAGATTACTGATGGAAAAGGCGAGGTGAGCTCATCTGAGCATGGCAATGCCAATAAAGATGTGCACAAGGAAACTGGTTCCCACAATGAGCAAATGGGTGAAAGCTCTCCCCCTGGATTTGAAAATCTTCCAAGTTTTGTTGAGGAAACTAGAATAGAAGTTGCATGTTTTAACACCCCAGAACAAGTTACTGAAACTTCTGTTGCAGATGAAGGTGTTTTGGAAGGGAAATGCGAGGTGATGTCTACATTATCAAGAAAGATTGACGTGGGGGATGATACTGAAAATGATGAGAATGTAAAAGTTCAATATTCCATTGAGCATGAAGAGCACCTTGGAAAGCATACTGATGAAGAACAGGTTTTCCATGTAACGAATGTTTTGCCAGTCTGTGGCATTTCCCAGGAGGAGAGTGAAACAGGTAGTGTTCGCTCATTTATATATTGTGAAACATCTGAGGGAGCAATAGTGGCAATGGATGGTTCCAGTGAACAAACTCGTGGAGGACACGTGGAAGTCCATGTTCATGCTGAAATGCTGCATTCAACAACTGAACTGCTATCGGAG GATACAGTTACTCTTCATGTTGCTGAAGGTGGTGATTTTCAGACACAACCAGTGGAGGATGCTGAGAATCATTCCCAGCAAATGAATCCTTCTCATTCTTTCATACATAAATGCAATGTGATGGACCTTGAAGGGTCACCGATAGCACCAGAAGTCGATACCCAAATGGTCAGTGCGGACCCAACACTTGGTTTAGATGACAAATTAGAGTCACAGAGCATTTGCACCATTTCCGGTTTCAGCAACTCAGCTCATCAGGCTCAAGATAAGGAAACCAACAAGGATGAAGAAATCACAAGCAAGTTCCCACCTTCTTTGGAGTCTATTGGTGACTGTGTCCCAACAAAAGCAATAAGTACATTGTCATCTGGGAGTTCAGAGGAAGAACAGTTTCTGTTCGGTGACCTTGATGAAATCAGTGAGGTGCAGCGCATGGAGTCAATATCTCCAGTGCATGTGGATAAAGAAAGTCCCTCAAGTGGTCCTGAAGGCATTAAAGAAGCAAATGGGTCAGTCAATGAAAGATATGACCCATCTTTGTTTTCTGAAAAATCTGCTCAAGAGAATCCATTTATTGATCTTGAAGGCTCGACAGAAAAATTAAGGATATCATCAAGCCCCATCATCATACCTAGAAGTCATAAAGCTTATGAGGACGTTGGTCTGCCCGTAGAATCGTTGCCCAATTTGTGGTCACACACCGTAAGTCCAGATGCACATGACTTTCGTCGTCCTCTCAGCCAATCACTGGATTCAAGTTCCAAATCCTTGAATTCAAAATTGCAGAGCAAAGATGATTCAAGCTATATAAAGTCTGATAAAGATCCACAATTGGCACCGGAGCAGCCAAATATTGAGGATATACAGATTTCAGTGGAGCCTATAAATGTTCTTGCCAATTCTGCAGTCG GAGATCCATCAAAATCCAGTATTGCCTCTAGGGGAGGCTGGAGGATTTGGCCTTTTTCTCTCAGGAAATCAAGGTCCAAGAAGGGTTTGCAGCCAGTTCTGAATGATGTCAGAAATTCTGATGCTGAGAATGCTTCAGAGAGCACCACGGGGATGGATGGAGATAAAGATGTGTTTAAACCGAAGGTGGTGAGGAAGATTGTTAGGGCAATGACTCCAACGTCTGAGCAACTAGCATCCATGAATCTAAAGGAAGGGAGGAACACAGTAACCTTCACATTCTCCACGGCGATGCTGGGGAAGCAACAG GTTGATGCGAGAATATATTTGTGGAAATGGAACACTCGTATAGTAATCTCAGACGTGGATGGGACAATTACAAA ATCGGATGTTCTAGGTCAGTTCATGCCTTTGGTTGGGATCGATTGGTCACAAACAGGCGTTGCTCATTTATTTTCGGCCATTAAG GAAAACGGGTATCAATTGCTTTTTCTTAGTGCACGTGCAATTTCTCAGGCTTATCACACTAGACAATTTCTATTCAACCTTAAGCAG GATGGGAAGGCTTTACCAGATGGGCCTGTTGTTATTTCTCCCGATGGACTTTTTCCTTCTCTATATCGAGAAG TAATCAGGAGGGCTCCTCATGAATTCAAGATCTCATGCTTAGAG GATATCAGGGCATTGTTTCCTTCTGATTGCAATCCATTCTATGCTGGTTTTGGAAACAGAGATACTGATGAATTTAGCTACCTTAAGGTTGGAATCCCGAAAGgaaaagtttttattattaatccGAAG GGTGCAGTTGCTATAAACCGCCGTGTTGACACAAGATCATATGGTTCACTTCATGCTCTTGTGCATGACATGTTTCCACCTATGACCTCGTCTGAGCAGGTTTGGTTTGTAACCCTTTTCTATTCTGAACTGGTGATTATTCAGGAGCTGTTTTGCAAAAACAATTGCTAA
- the LOC132183796 gene encoding phosphatidate phosphatase PAH2 isoform X5 has protein sequence MYAVERLSSYITRGVYTVSGPFHPFGGAVDIIVVEQQDGRFKSSPWYVRFGKFQGVLKAKEKVVKISVNGVEADFHMYLDHKGEAYFLTEIDVEEGETVPYSVSSGDETDGRFQNDRRRPLKSRSYHFDANTSNSADKIDVLRNGKALARTTSRRPRILGHVFGRRRSMNQAGEGDDDVARADSLDRAEIAANLLEVNWSTNLHINKPRKDNAYNKDVQITDGKGEVSSSEHGNANKDVHKETGSHNEQMGESSPPGFENLPSFVEETRIEVACFNTPEQVTETSVADEGVLEGKCEVMSTLSRKIDVGDDTENDENVKVQYSIEHEEHLGKHTDEEQVFHVTNVLPVCGISQEESETGSVRSFIYCETSEGAIVAMDGSSEQTRGGHVEVHVHAEMLHSTTELLSEDTVTLHVAEGGDFQTQPVEDAENHSQQMNPSHSFIHKCNVMDLEGSPIAPEVDTQMVSADPTLGLDDKLESQSICTISGFSNSAHQAQDKETNKDEEITSKFPPSLESIGDCVPTKAISTLSSGSSEEEQFLFGDLDEISEVQRMESISPVHVDKESPSSGPEGIKEANGSVNERYDPSLFSEKSAQENPFIDLEGSTEKLRISSSPIIIPRSHKAYEDVGLPVESLPNLWSHTVSPDAHDFRRPLSQSLDSSSKSLNSKLQSKDDSSYIKSDKDPQLAPEQPNIEDIQISVEPINVLANSAVGDPSKSSIASRGGWRIWPFSLRKSRSKKGLQPVLNDVRNSDAENASESTTGMDGDKDVFKPKVVRKIVRAMTPTSEQLASMNLKEGRNTVTFTFSTAMLGKQQVDARIYLWKWNTRIVISDVDGTITKSDVLGQFMPLVGIDWSQTGVAHLFSAIKENGYQLLFLSARAISQAYHTRQFLFNLKQDGKALPDGPVVISPDGLFPSLYREVIRRAPHEFKISCLEDIRALFPSDCNPFYAGFGNRDTDEFSYLKVGIPKGKVFIINPKFAGCSCYKPPC, from the exons ATGTACGCGGTGGAGCGGCTAAGTAGCTATATCACCAGGGGGGTGTACACCGTCTCCGGCCCATTCCATCCATTTGGTGGGGCGGTGGATATAATTGTAGTTGAACAGCAAGATGGGCGCTTCAAGTCATCGCCTTGGTATGTTCGGTTTGGGAAATTTCAAGGGGTTTTGAAGGCCAAGGAGAAGGTGGTCAAGATTAGTGTCAATGGAGTGGAAGCTGATTTCCACATGTATTTGGATCATAAAGGGGAAGCTTACTTTCTCACGGAGATAGATGTGGAAGAAGGGGAAACTGTACCATATTCTGTGTCCTCTGGGGATGAGACGGATGGGCGGTTCCAGAATGATAGGCGGCGGCCTTTGAAGTCCAGAAGTTACCATTTTGATGCTAATACGTCGAATTCAGCTGataaaattgatgttttgaGGAATGGGAAGGCTTTGGCAAGGACTACTTCCCGGCGGCCAAGGATACTTGGGCATGTTTTTGGCCGGAGGAGGTCGATGAATCAGGCGGGAGAGGGTGATGATGACGTGGCAAGGGCAGATTCATTGGATCGTGCTGAGATTGCAGCCAACCTCTTGGAGGTTAATTGGTCTACCAATCTTCATATTAATAAACCTCGGAAAGATAATGCTTATAATAAAGATGTGCAGATTACTGATGGAAAAGGCGAGGTGAGCTCATCTGAGCATGGCAATGCCAATAAAGATGTGCACAAGGAAACTGGTTCCCACAATGAGCAAATGGGTGAAAGCTCTCCCCCTGGATTTGAAAATCTTCCAAGTTTTGTTGAGGAAACTAGAATAGAAGTTGCATGTTTTAACACCCCAGAACAAGTTACTGAAACTTCTGTTGCAGATGAAGGTGTTTTGGAAGGGAAATGCGAGGTGATGTCTACATTATCAAGAAAGATTGACGTGGGGGATGATACTGAAAATGATGAGAATGTAAAAGTTCAATATTCCATTGAGCATGAAGAGCACCTTGGAAAGCATACTGATGAAGAACAGGTTTTCCATGTAACGAATGTTTTGCCAGTCTGTGGCATTTCCCAGGAGGAGAGTGAAACAGGTAGTGTTCGCTCATTTATATATTGTGAAACATCTGAGGGAGCAATAGTGGCAATGGATGGTTCCAGTGAACAAACTCGTGGAGGACACGTGGAAGTCCATGTTCATGCTGAAATGCTGCATTCAACAACTGAACTGCTATCGGAG GATACAGTTACTCTTCATGTTGCTGAAGGTGGTGATTTTCAGACACAACCAGTGGAGGATGCTGAGAATCATTCCCAGCAAATGAATCCTTCTCATTCTTTCATACATAAATGCAATGTGATGGACCTTGAAGGGTCACCGATAGCACCAGAAGTCGATACCCAAATGGTCAGTGCGGACCCAACACTTGGTTTAGATGACAAATTAGAGTCACAGAGCATTTGCACCATTTCCGGTTTCAGCAACTCAGCTCATCAGGCTCAAGATAAGGAAACCAACAAGGATGAAGAAATCACAAGCAAGTTCCCACCTTCTTTGGAGTCTATTGGTGACTGTGTCCCAACAAAAGCAATAAGTACATTGTCATCTGGGAGTTCAGAGGAAGAACAGTTTCTGTTCGGTGACCTTGATGAAATCAGTGAGGTGCAGCGCATGGAGTCAATATCTCCAGTGCATGTGGATAAAGAAAGTCCCTCAAGTGGTCCTGAAGGCATTAAAGAAGCAAATGGGTCAGTCAATGAAAGATATGACCCATCTTTGTTTTCTGAAAAATCTGCTCAAGAGAATCCATTTATTGATCTTGAAGGCTCGACAGAAAAATTAAGGATATCATCAAGCCCCATCATCATACCTAGAAGTCATAAAGCTTATGAGGACGTTGGTCTGCCCGTAGAATCGTTGCCCAATTTGTGGTCACACACCGTAAGTCCAGATGCACATGACTTTCGTCGTCCTCTCAGCCAATCACTGGATTCAAGTTCCAAATCCTTGAATTCAAAATTGCAGAGCAAAGATGATTCAAGCTATATAAAGTCTGATAAAGATCCACAATTGGCACCGGAGCAGCCAAATATTGAGGATATACAGATTTCAGTGGAGCCTATAAATGTTCTTGCCAATTCTGCAGTCG GAGATCCATCAAAATCCAGTATTGCCTCTAGGGGAGGCTGGAGGATTTGGCCTTTTTCTCTCAGGAAATCAAGGTCCAAGAAGGGTTTGCAGCCAGTTCTGAATGATGTCAGAAATTCTGATGCTGAGAATGCTTCAGAGAGCACCACGGGGATGGATGGAGATAAAGATGTGTTTAAACCGAAGGTGGTGAGGAAGATTGTTAGGGCAATGACTCCAACGTCTGAGCAACTAGCATCCATGAATCTAAAGGAAGGGAGGAACACAGTAACCTTCACATTCTCCACGGCGATGCTGGGGAAGCAACAG GTTGATGCGAGAATATATTTGTGGAAATGGAACACTCGTATAGTAATCTCAGACGTGGATGGGACAATTACAAA ATCGGATGTTCTAGGTCAGTTCATGCCTTTGGTTGGGATCGATTGGTCACAAACAGGCGTTGCTCATTTATTTTCGGCCATTAAG GAAAACGGGTATCAATTGCTTTTTCTTAGTGCACGTGCAATTTCTCAGGCTTATCACACTAGACAATTTCTATTCAACCTTAAGCAG GATGGGAAGGCTTTACCAGATGGGCCTGTTGTTATTTCTCCCGATGGACTTTTTCCTTCTCTATATCGAGAAG TAATCAGGAGGGCTCCTCATGAATTCAAGATCTCATGCTTAGAG GATATCAGGGCATTGTTTCCTTCTGATTGCAATCCATTCTATGCTGGTTTTGGAAACAGAGATACTGATGAATTTAGCTACCTTAAGGTTGGAATCCCGAAAGgaaaagtttttattattaatccGAAG TTTGCAGGGTGCAGTTGCTATAAACCGCCGTGTTGA